The nucleotide window ATTCAAGCACACTTAAGTACACATTCCTCAGAAgccttttaaatttttcttcacaaaaatTCTAGCAGAAAAGAGGCTTTCCACATCATATTCTGAGGCCAAACGGAATTAAGACAGCTCTAATAGACCATCTCAAAGTGAAACaacaaattgttaaattatcGCTTACAAACATACTTGGTTTCACAAGTAAAATTTTTGCTAAGAAACTAGAGTGTAAGGCATTTCCATTAAATAATGTACAAATTCCACCAAGAGGATATAAAACACGATAGTGTGATCCAAACATACTGGTTctgacaagaaaaaaataatttgaaagttACCTGtgcttaaatatatgaattattcaatggataagaaattattttcttaCAAAAAAGTTTACTGTCAAAAGGCCTTCTCAGAAGTCAAGAAGCACAAGATAGAATCAGAAAGATCAATGTATCCTCTATAAGTTAAAAGGTAACATCAATTTACAGCAAACCATTAGAATTCCAAAAGGACAATTCAGCTACATATATAATGGAAGATCAGGATGGTTGACTGAGAACAGATAATGTCAATTCATAAATGGAGTTAATTTTACTAACATTAAATCTTTTCATATTACTTTCCAGGCTTAATGATGCCACTAATATCTTTAATAATGGTTATCTGAACTTGATTTGACTGTGAACCTATAAGCCCTAGGAGGACCTATAAAAACAATGTTTCAATTTCAACTAACCAATGAAATCATTCAAAACTACAAGTAAGCTGCATCTTAAAGAACTTTcaacaatgaaaaatataaggcaAGGACTAATTAAAGCTCTCTGtaacaaaatcttaaatatcATTTACAGCCAGAAAATGGACAGAAGCCAATGTATAAGAGAATTCCATAGAGTTGTGACGGGCTTTCTGTTAACAATCTCACAATCAGCTTCCACACTCAAATCCTAACATCTCACCTCTACAGTAGCAACTGCATGAATATAAACAAGAATATTTCATACATGTAGCAACTGCATATAGAACAATACATCTGATATAAACAAGATAAGTAAGCTGAAGATACCTTCGTGTAAGTATCTACATCTGGATCCGGAACAGTGCCTGTCTCCTCTCTTTTACTGACTTCCATCATCATATCTGcacaagcaaaaacaaaaatagctCTGTACCTATCAACTACTCATGAGAATTGATTAGATGGCTATGATTAAAacttcattgaattaaatttaaggaaGCCTACTTCCTCGGTTTCCAACACCAAGACATTGGGCAGTAAATTCAAGTGTTTCCCTCTGTCATCACAGCAATATGCAAATCTTCTTGGCTTATATAAGCTGACGTTTTCTGTGGAACAAACTCATCCAACCAATGACCATTGAAGGAAACTTGTCCCCTATTACCCGTGAAGAAAACAGAGACAAAATTGAGTATATCAGGAAATTAAACTAAGATAGCACACAAATACTATAGAGAAGTAAAATAGCTGAAGAGAACAGAAGTAGAACTGAGTAAATTAGGAAATCAAGACGTTAAAAGCAGAACATTTACTGTAAAGAGAGGGCGTTTTATgacttaaagaaagaaagatgaaaaagagaaagggtGAAGTTATAATGGGGTATCGTTTTGCCTGAAACTTTCTTTGAGAAGACGAGATTTTTCTTTGAAGAGACGGAGCTTGTTCCTCGAAGGACATCTATTGCTGCTCTCCAGTCCTCTTCTCCTCTTGAAGATACTTCCTTTAGGTCTGAGAATCCTCCGTTCGACTCGCTCCTTGATCACTTttacatcaacaacaacaaaatttaataacaaacatGATCATTGATCAACATTGGGTAGTGATAGAGTTCTGATGACGACAAAAGTCTGAAGAATCTTCTATAGTGACATTAAACTTCTGTTAGTGTGGAAAAACAATGATAATTAAACAAGTGCAAAATTagtaaatgaaaggaaattgcCATATTTGAGAATTCAAACATGGGAGACACTGAAGTAGGGGCTTGTGCTGGCGGGATCAAAAGCAAGGCTTCAGGAGTTGTTGCATTTGAAGGCATATAAGtgggaaaattaaattttctaacttaaaaAGTGGAAAagcaaagtttgggtgggaaatagtgattcatacttttttaatcaattgaaCTTCTGAAGGCAACGTATATATTCTTTTGAAATAAGTTCAAGAAGAAATGTTTACAAACAACAGTCAACGATTTTGAAAGGTTTATAGACAACAGAAGGTTGTTATGGCTCTGTAAAATGAAGCCACAAAGGCAGATTTTGTCCtcataacatataaaatagtTCCTTTCtgttataattaatatcatagtTAACCTTATATATTCTTTTGAAATGTTAACTTATCTAACACCACACACTTACCATTTGACTTTTGCAGTTTGCTACCATCGGGACGGAAATCTTTCTCATTCTGTAAAGAACGGtacataaatttaaacaataagtGAAGAAAATTAATGCTACTTTCAGACTTTAAATGATCATAATATATCAACATTGTTAAAAACacgattaattataattaacactaaaaatataatattcttaaaaattattcaaatttaaactaattaatttaataaatacctgttttttgtattcttgttgtatagttgtattCAAGTCATTATCCCCGATCTCTAcctctctctcattctcatatTCAAACTTGTAAATGACTTTGTCTAACTTTGGTGTGCATAAGCTTCCTTGACAAAAAATCCCCAAATTGGGGCAATCTTCTATAATTAACTCTTCCAATGATGGAAAGCTAAAGGAGTAATTCCCAGAGCAAAAGCATATGAGACTTTTTAACCGTTTAAATGACAACTtgttcaaattgttaaaaacaattttagcATTCGTTGTTCCATCTCCTTCATTTTTCACTATTTCAGTCAATATTCCACAACTTGATATACTCAGTTCTCTCAACTGCATCAAACTTCTAATCTCTAAAGGTGTAATCAACTTCATTAATCTGCTGCATGAACTTACCCTCAGAACTTTAAGATTCTGGAAAGAAGCTAAGAATGACACTACACTCATCAATCTCTCACAGCACCATACATCTAGAACTTCAAGATCTGGGAGATCACATAGGATCTTAGTGTCTCTATAACCACTGCAAAATAGCTGAAGCTCTCtcacattttcaaatttttgaaggagTCGAAGTGGAAAATTTGCAGAGGTATCCTTATTGATTTTAAGAGTTTTAGATTGACTTTGCCAACTAATATTTCTCTCACCATCATATAAGTCAAATATCTCCAAATTGAGGTTAATCTACAAATccatcaaaacaaaatccaGTTAGTTTTCAATAATCCTTATAACGAAACTTTAATTATTGCGAAGGACAAATTGcagaaaaaaatcaatacaagTATTTCTGAACATgattaaattcatgaaaaatggtaatgatattaattaaaaattccaTGGATAAGTCTGAACagattataattcaatttattaccTGGTAGTATTCTCTGCCTATCAATTCACAATCTGAACCAGAAAATCAGAAAATGTGCTTGTATAGATGATGAAAATCATTGTGCTTGTATAGATGATGAAAATCATTATATAAGTTGACCGATGACAGAAAAAATCCAAACGAATAGGGAGGTTACTTTGGAAAATAGAAAATACTATTATTACCTCAACAAAAGTTGTTGAATGACCCTAATGtaaatttgttcaaatcaaataaccattgatttttcttaatttttgtttcgTGGAAAAATTGAGATGGTAAGAATTCTATgattagatttttgaataaatgtaatatatacaaagaatttttttttttcaagaaacaACTAAAAAAGAGATTCTTACCACATTGTTCAAGAAGATAGATTCTGGATCTAAAATGTCACACTCAGTATCCACATTGTTTTCTTTGAAGCTCAAGTATTTGGTACAACGTTTCACCTCTAACTCTTTCAACTTTGGCATTTCTATAGTATATATTCCAGGGTAGAAGGCTGTAAGTTCTGGTAGATCTTGAAGTTTCAATAAGGTTATATTTGGAAAGACAAAATGGACAACTGcatttgcttcttcttcttttgcaacAATTTCCTCCAAAACCTtgcaattttgtatttttagcTGTTGGAGTTGGTGGAGGCTTTTGGCAATGGAAGATGGAAACGCATATTTTATGTTTCCACAATTCCACAAGAACaagtgtgtcaaattttgataaaaggAAGTTGGATGTTTATTGTAGCAAATCTTTGTAGAATTAACATCTTTCAATGTCAACAACTTCAAATCAAGGGAGATGTCCTGCAGTAAATgttattaagtaatttaatataaactaattgaaaaataattattttttacttctaAACTAACAAAACTTGCTAAggtaagtaaatatttatactaaattaattgaatacatacatggtttttccttttatataatCCTTGAATGGTTTTGTTAAGATCATTCCCCTTATTCTCTACTTTCATTTTGTCATAATTGATTTTCTGTAACTTTGGAGTGCTCAAGATTCCTCTACAGAAGGTCTTCATATAGGGACATTTTGTTATATTCAACTCTTCCAATGATGGGAAACTGAAAGTGTAATTCCCTGAGCAGAAACATGTAAGACTTTCTATCCATTCAAATGACAGCTTACTTAAAttctcaaaaacaatttcagttGTTGCATCTTCCtcaatttctaatatttccACTAGCATTTGACAACATGATACTTTCAATTCTCTCAACTGCACCAAGCTTCTAGCTATTGAAGGTGTTGTTAAGTTAACGAACTCATGACAACGGTCAACATAAAGAAATGtaagattttcaaatctttgaaaTAGCCCAAATGGAATATGTGCTGACTTATAATTGGAGATTttaagatctttatctttagaTTGACTCCGCCAACCAATCGCTTCCAAACCATCCGTTAATAGAAATATCTCCAAATCATGGTTGATCTACAAagccataaaaacaaaatccaattaagtttttaattatattattaaaataaaagtttaattaatgTCTGActctattttacctttattgatcttttaaacaaaaaaaatcaaaatcaacattaaaatgaattattaaattaaatataatttcctattattcacaaataatttagtattactaaatttgttaattatttatgaagacgtattttgagttaattattagtgaggatttttattttttgcctttaatatttttctgtaAGAAAAAGGGATGAAATTCTTAGAAGCCACTGAGTCAATTGTTtcaatttatgtaatataatataaacaatttttattaaaaaaaaaacaaaaagaataaaattggATTCTTGTACCTTTTGGTCCAAGCACAGGGATATTGGCTCTGAAAAAAGCATCTTAAATTTATGACAACGTATCACTACCAACTCTTTCAATTTTGGCCATGCTGAAGGATGTATTACAAGAGAGAAATCTGTAAACTCTGGTAGAAAATGAAGCTTCAATTTAGCTACCTGcggaaagaaaaaattgacagCTGTTTCTGTTCCTTCTTCTGTAGCAACAATTCCCTCTAAAACAATACAATCCATTATCTCAAGGTATTGGAGTTGCTGGAGGCTTTTGGTAATAGTAGAAGGAAACACATATTTTATCTTTGTACATCTCCACAATatcaattgtttcaaattttgaaagaagGAAGTTGGAAGTTGGTTGTGCCAAATCTTTCTAGAAATAATATCCTTCAGTATCAAGACCGTTAAATCAGGAAAGATATCCTACAATCAAAGTTATTGttgtttcaatatttattaacttatatgagaaaaattaagaaagaagagtacttgataatgaaattgaattgaatctgaaaatttaaGTCACTAGTAAAAAAGATGCAAGAGAGAATACTACAACTATGtgttaacaaatgaaaataaaactaaaggaaaataagaatatatataatagagaaGTACAAGAAGTTATAGTAAATCAaacctttttgttaaaaagCAATGTGATTTCATTGGATtgcaaattgaattttgaatgcTCAAGATCGTCCTTGTCCTCATCATCTAAATATTGGGATAAGCCTAAGAGTTCCACATTCTTGATTCCACATAATTCTTCCAAGTAGATTGCAGgattgaatttcaatttcaataccCTCAAATACTCATCTTCATCAATTATTGGATGTTTGAACCAATTTTCAACTGACATTTTGTACCTTATAAGCTCTTTGGAAAAGAAGTCTTTAGGCAAAACCTTTTCATCTTCAATTTCCAATTCTAAACTAGTGAGGTTAGACAAGAGCTTCAATTCCTCAAGTACTTCAATCTTCCACTGAATAGGACATCCCTTTAAAAAAAGTTCTTccaaattggataattttgatatcacaTTTGAAGCAACAACTTTCAAATGCCCACAACAGCTCAAATCTAACAACCTTAGTTGAGTCAATTGACCCATTTCTGTAGGTAACTCCTTAATATAAGCATGTTGCAAGCTAAGGACCTTTAGATTCCTAAGCTTTCCAATAATAGCAACATCTTTAATTTTGCTACCATATAAACACAATGTTTGAAGGTTTGTCAAAAGATCAATTGATGATGGTAATGCCAATTGTTGTAGTCCATCCAAATTCAACACTTTAAGCTTTGGCATCACTGTGAAGAAGTCCTTCGGGATTTCGAAAGAAGAGATGCACATATTAGTCATATAGAAATATTCAAGATTTGGACAATCCAAATTGTTAGGCCAAAgttgattaataatattactaCTACTAACTAGGGAGATTTTTGTGCATTTCCTGAGTTTGTCTCTATCCTTCCAATCTCGTTCAATGTCATTTCTCGTTGTAAACACATGGTGATCCACATATGCAATTGTTATGGCAACATCACGAACAATATCATGCATAGCAAATTGTCCACTTTTGAATCCGTCAAGCAACAAACAAGCATCTTTAAGGTCGCGGACCAATTTATCTAGTCTATTTCGTGCATCTTCCATTGTCAAATTAGCTCCTTCAAGTATATCCAAACACATAACATGTCTAAGCAAATCTGATATGGAAGTATTATTTTCCAATAGACTGGCAATTAAAAAAGTTTCCTTTAATTCATCATCTCTTAAATACTTGTAACTCAATGCGATCTTCATATAATCCTTTTTAAGGAATCCGGTGAACTTTGTTGGAGAAGGTGCTCTCAGTTCTTGCAACGCAACCTTCCAATCAGATGGATGACTCttgttttttaatgcttttgcCATTGTACAAATGATAATAGGTAAACCCCCGCATTCCTTGCATACATCATTTGGTAGAGAATGCAATCTATGTGTTTTAATAACATTACCTGCAAAGAGATCTAGgattatacaaattgatttttattttacatctaTACTTTGGATTTAAAGACAATAAAAGTTCTAAATGTTGAATTTCACTCATTTccaaacaaatcaatcaaaattttttatctaaatgaaTTCTAATTATCagaaatataacaatttattccTCAAGGTTTGCAGAAAGTACAAAAACACCCCAGTGTtatggataataataatatatttacaaaaatgatattACTTGACCAGAATACTATGACAGACTGTAAGTTGAGTGAGCTCAAGAGTTGTAAGCTCAAACTGAACTTAAAATAGAAACGGTTGAATTaagtttaactttaaaaattataattaaatataaaacatatatatatatatacatatatatatatatatatatatgaagggTAAAAGTGAGAAAAAACTAACTTCAATGTACACATGATTGTGAGAATGTTAAAACGGACCTATTACACGCTTGAATATGCTGCAAGTGCGTGATTTAGATTTAAATATGaagaaatatgtaaataaattaatatgctTATCTTTTAGTCACTTAGCACAAGTGTTCTGGTTGCAACTTTTGTTAGATTTCTTGCATGCCGTCAGTTGCTAATTGAAGTTTTTTGCTCAAAAGATCCTACATGGTTTCTGTAGAACAAACTCTTTTTAGTGAATGCTCAACTTTACCATGTGTGGTCATAGGTGTTTGAAGTTCAAAGAGAACTGGTTTATGGTTTATGGCATTGTCCAATATAGCCCAGGACATCAGAAGTGCACATTTCTAATAGGTTGCTTAATTTTGTAGTATTAGATTATGCCACACTCTTATGTAGTTGTATTCTACAGCACAGACCAAAGGTTCCTTTACTATATATCTAAGACGGAACCTAGCCTTGTCCTTTCAGACTCAATTTATATTCCCACCCATACATTCATTAGCTTTTAGCTTGATGcaagatgaaaataaatgaatgatgatttcatttatttattcatcatatatttaatataacaattcttttatttgacaaatataataacaaattactAATTCGACAATAGGACATTCTCTTACACTTaactaaattaagttaaaacctttacttttctaatatatagaattgaaatcataattaattttattttttagcgacaaataattactttaatattttgttattaacatCAAAACACAACATAGAATtaaaaaacagtaaaatttttgagttaagcaataaaagatacaaaaaaaaaattcataataccTGCCATCTTGGCAAATAGGTTCCAAGCATCTTCTTCATTTAAAATGCCCATCGTGAAATTATTTGTGGAACCCATCTTCTCCAACACATCTAAATCTCTTGTTGTGAGTAGAAGTTTATTTCTTCCACGATCAGTTTCGCGAGGAATTCCTATCATATTATCAAATTCTAGAGGTTCCCATATATTATCTAGAATTAGAAGGATATTCTTGTCCTTCATCCTTGAATACAACTGCTTTGCCATTTCACTTTCGTTTTTGAATTTCACGCCCAAGTTGTCTGCAATtgttgtttgaatattttttacatCAGGAATTTCTGAAACctgcaaaaccaaaaaaaaaacaaaaaaaagccCCTTTAGaactaaaaaataaagcaaacctcaacaaataaacaattttatattaaatgtttctTTACCTCAACAAAAACAATCTCCTCAAAGACCTTTTCCTTCTTAGCTTTCCTACCAAGTTCCTGCACAAGAGTGGTCTTCCCAAGACCACCCATCCCGTAAACACCAATCATGTAcacattctcatcatttaaaGCATCCCATACATTATTCACAGTGgagtttcttgattcaaaaTCCACATAATTTTCACTAGATCTAAGCCAGATCTCCGGTGGATTGGTGGGATAGGAAACAGGACCCAATTCCTTTTCTTGCCGAAGAAGTGGATCGATATCATCCTGCTTTAATTTGAATGCTTTCTTGCTTTGTTTGTAGCTGGTGATGAAGTTGCGGCACAATCCGTTGAAACATCGAGGGTTGTTTGCTTTCGCTTGAATCAACTGCTCTGCTTTAGTAATGGTCTTCTCCACTTTTTTCTGCCAGTCCTTAACATTCTGTTTGATCTCTTCCACATTTCTCTCAGCATCAGTAACCTTATGCTGAACTTCGTCTCTTGTATTCTTCAGCTTGTCAACTTCTTCTTGGAGATTGTCAAAGTTGCACTTGTAGTTGAACAAGTACTTAAATTGACGGCAAATCGGAGCAGCCAACCACTCGGCAACTTGAAGGACAGGACTTACCACACCCCCAACACTCCCGGCAgcatcaaccattttttttaacttttttaaagtttgaaaaacataGAAGAGAAGtaaagcaaatgaaaataattaaaatacacagAAACTAACAATAAATACAAGAAATGATAATTCTTTCTAGTAATAACCGAAATAACCGAAagcaaaaagtttttttttttttttggttaaagaaatcagaaatattgaaacagaaataaataaagaacTAGAAATAGGGCAAAAAgattatgaaataaagaaagtaaaacagAGAAAATAACAGGGGAACTAGTTTCAAAGAGGTTTGTGAGTGAAAATATTTCTGAATgattgagagagaagaaaaaggaagatgatgaagagagaTTACAGTGAAGGAGAGATTGATTGATTGTGAAGAttgatttaactttaattgattgACTGTGGAAACTCACCATGTGAACGGAATTATACTTTGGCCAAAGaacctattcccacccaaagtatcctctaatctcaagttttcaccttttaactataaaaaactcaaacactcatctaTGGAGAGTTAAGTTTGTTAGTTTcaatggtaaaattgttattttatctgtaatattaaaaataaattaaaatttaatctccttcCCCCCCTCccaaatcctaaaaactaaagtttgcctcctaagctaagttttaaaaaatgacatttcccccctaaggtttggttttCAATTCCCAACGTTAAATCCAATGTCATTGTCGGCAATGAAAATTCCTTAATGCATCACCATGCTTCAGTAATCTCTCTCCTTTCCTCTAGAACGTCGGTCGATGAAAATCTCCTTTGgaaagataaagatgaagatcttgtctttgtttgaaaggatgatcgtcttcccagatgtcttcttctgggaagacaaagagcttcgttTTTTCGACCAAACTCTTCATCTCCTATGGTCTCCCCACCTTCATTTGATATCGATCGGACATCCAACTGAGTGGAGAGAGATTGTCAGAGAGAGAGGAAGCTTCAGGAGAGAGGGACCACTGACAATGGCGTTAGAGATGAcgtcaaagtttgaaaactaaaccttaggggggaaatgttattgtttaaaaattagcCTATAgaataaattgttagtttttagggtttggaaggaaaaagagataaaattttaaagggttagagtTCTATTAGTTTTATCCTCTTATGGgcagataaatgagattttcaaaattaaaaagtgagAATTTAAGATTAGAGGATACTTTGCGTGAAAAACAACCCTTTGGCCTTATACTTTATCAAAGAGGGTTGTAGAAAACCACGGAcctcaataattaattattttacaattcaatgTGCTGGAAAATGAagatttaaaggccaaaagacttattccccccCAAAGTATGCTGATTTCCCAAGTTTTcctccattaactttgaaaatctcatttatcccaTTATGGGCGGTTAAAATTAAGTAAgtttgttagttatatcattcacctccttaaaccctaaaaactaactattttcccccaacccaagttttcaaaaatagcattcccccccaaggttttcaaactttcagattgaattttttgacgACGACCAACAATCTCCAGATGACGTCTTTTCCTCTCCGATGTCTCTTCCTTCCTACTGTACTCCTTTCCATCCACCTAGGCTTCGTTGTTGACAAAGACAACATCCTCATTGAGATGAAAACAAGTCATCTTCGTCAACAATGATGCCAAGAAGGATCGGAAGGAGCACAGTCAAAAGGAAGAGACGCCGTcgaaaaattcaattgaaagtttggaaatcttggggggaaaatgttgtttttaaaaactttggttggggaaattgttagtttttaaggtttggggaggggaaataaaatcaaatttaagtttatttttgatattacagataaaatgacaattttgcttttgaaactgttaattttaaccatttgtGGGTAggtaaatagaattttcaaagttaataggggaaaatttgagaaatcaacatactttgggtgggaaatagtccttttgccATATTTAAATAGGCAAAGTAGCATTAGCTTTATTAAGCACTCTTACAAAAGCTAAactttattatcaattataatttatgcttaatataataatacccgagcattactattaataatttattaattattaggATTATCGGAGAGAAGTcactatcaaaattatatttatgttaacaAAATGTAATTCAGTTTGATCCCAATGTATACTATggtataagttaaaaaattttaaattaaattaatttaagattataagATTATCTGATTGAGTTTTCTCAAATTCACCTATATTATAGTGATAAGTTTTCCCCTAAAACCTTCTTAAATAAcgatttttaatagataaaatatatgttttcaatattaattaattatgggAGCTCACCTGTgaccaaattaattaatataattaaagtaagAGTAGACAttgaattcattaattattattttattattcattttggtggaaaatgaagataaaGTAGGTAAAGTTTGTATTAGCTTTCTCAAGTGCTCTTGCAAGAGCTagactttattattaattataatatgcaCATGCAAACCTCAGCTGGTTTCTTTTAGTATTACTATGTCATTTGCAAATCATGCGTCCTCAGTCTCACCAATAAGAGATACGTCTTCTACAAACAATCATGATAACAATGGGACGATTAATTTGTGCACACTAAACCATTTCTAGAACCCACAGTTCTCGAAAAATTCTACAACTTAATCGTGTAGTCTTTGATGCACGACCTTTCCTTCTGCATCCAAATGATGTCATCTAAGAGTTCAAAGGTTTTTGAAGCTAGCTGAAGAAATGAAATCAATACAATAGCATCTGTGATACTACTAGGATAGGGGAATACTTGCACTTATCGTATaggttatattttattataaaaaagggtaatccaggttattaaaaaaagaatgaaatttggGCAACCTTAGAGTTGTGGGCAACCTTAGAGTTGTGGGCAACTTTAAGGCTGATTGTGAGAGATTTTAGATGCCTAGAATAGCCAAACATGGAAAACCCCAActcttcaaaattttcagtttatcCATTAAATACAACTATAATGAAatgttttctattttgtttatttgttggttctgttaaataaaaaaaatatatttttatttgatataattctgatttgatctaattttaattcGATATGATTctgatttattatatattatttttcctatgtTATAGATTAGGATTCTATTTTAGACTACATTGTAATATTGTATATTGTACAATTAGAGTGAAGACaacattacttttaatttaaatagatagCAACAATGCTACAACTCTAAGGTTTGGGATTATTTATGCAACTATCCCTATAACTCAACAAAAACACATTAAATTATTCTCATTTTGTGCATTAGGTATCCATcaatgtaattgaatatttaaccTAATCTCAACAGCTATAGGTAGAGAATCCAACgaaaaatgaaaactttgaGAGCAACATATTGTTtagaagaaaacaattaaactaataaaaccaaaatcaaactctcttCTTCTTGATTAAACTATGTAGCAGCaaacaatcaatcaaaatatgattttatcacatcaaacaattaaaaacaaGTATAACAAAAAAGAATACCGCACACAAATTGACGTGAAAACCTCTTCGATGTGAAGAGTAAAACCATAAAGCATAGCCCAAATAAACCAAttcattatttcaaaaataatagtataCTATTTTCAACCTACAAATGAGTACACAACCATCCAtaacaacaaaacaaagaaataacacaactataaaaaaaaaagaatatcacAACAAACTCGTAAGTCTATATCTCACATTATATGCATCAAAAATAGATCTCCATTGTCCAAAATATAGCACCAGATGtaactaaaatatcatcaaaatttgaGAGTAATCCAACAGTAGACGAAAGAGAAAAAGACGTTTTTCTAAG belongs to Mangifera indica cultivar Alphonso chromosome 2, CATAS_Mindica_2.1, whole genome shotgun sequence and includes:
- the LOC123209532 gene encoding probable disease resistance protein At4g27220 isoform X1, with protein sequence MVDAAGSVGGVVSPVLQVAEWLAAPICRQFKYLFNYKCNFDNLQEEVDKLKNTRDEVQHKVTDAERNVEEIKQNVKDWQKKVEKTITKAEQLIQAKANNPRCFNGLCRNFITSYKQSKKAFKLKQDDIDPLLRQEKELGPVSYPTNPPEIWLRSSENYVDFESRNSTVNNVWDALNDENVYMIGVYGMGGLGKTTLVQELGRKAKKEKVFEEIVFVEVSEIPDVKNIQTTIADNLGVKFKNESEMAKQLYSRMKDKNILLILDNIWEPLEFDNMIGIPRETDRGRNKLLLTTRDLDVLEKMGSTNNFTMGILNEEDAWNLFAKMAGNVIKTHRLHSLPNDVCKECGGLPIIICTMAKALKNKSHPSDWKVALQELRAPSPTKFTGFLKKDYMKIALSYKYLRDDELKETFLIASLLENNTSISDLLRHVMCLDILEGANLTMEDARNRLDKLVRDLKDACLLLDGFKSGQFAMHDIVRDVAITIAYVDHHVFTTRNDIERDWKDRDKLRKCTKISLVSSSNIINQLWPNNLDCPNLEYFYMTNMCISSFEIPKDFFTVMPKLKVLNLDGLQQLALPSSIDLLTNLQTLCLYGSKIKDVAIIGKLRNLKVLSLQHAYIKELPTEMGQLTQLRLLDLSCCGHLKVVASNVISKLSNLEELFLKGCPIQWKIEVLEELKLLSNLTSLELEIEDEKVLPKDFFSKELIRYKMSVENWFKHPIIDEDEYLRVLKLKFNPAIYLEELCGIKNVELLGLSQYLDDEDKDDLEHSKFNLQSNEITLLFNKKDIFPDLTVLILKDIISRKIWHNQLPTSFFQNLKQLILWRCTKIKYVFPSTITKSLQQLQYLEIMDCIVLEGIVATEEGTETAVNFFFPQVAKLKLHFLPEFTDFSLVIHPSAWPKLKELVVIRCHKFKMLFSEPISLCLDQKINHDLEIFLLTDGLEAIGWRSQSKDKDLKISNYKSAHIPFGLFQRFENLTFLYVDRCHEFVNLTTPSIARSLVQLRELKVSCCQMLVEILEIEEDATTEIVFENLSKLSFEWIESLTCFCSGNYTFSFPSLEELNITKCPYMKTFCRGILSTPKLQKINYDKMKVENKGNDLNKTIQGLYKRKNHDISLDLKLLTLKDVNSTKICYNKHPTSFYQNLTHLFLWNCGNIKYAFPSSIAKSLHQLQQLKIQNCKVLEEIVAKEEEANAVVHFVFPNITLLKLQDLPELTAFYPGIYTIEMPKLKELEVKRCTKYLSFKENNVDTECDILDPESIFLNNVINLNLEIFDLYDGERNISWQSQSKTLKINKDTSANFPLRLLQKFENVRELQLFCSGYRDTKILCDLPDLEVLDVWCCERLMSVVSFLASFQNLKVLRVSSCSRLMKLITPLEIRSLMQLRELSISSCGILTEIVKNEGDGTTNAKIVFNNLNKLSFKRLKSLICFCSGNYSFSFPSLEELIIEDCPNLGIFCQGSLCTPKLDKVIYKFEYENEREVEIGDNDLNTTIQQEYKKQNEKDFRPDGSKLQKSNVIKERVERRILRPKGSIFKRRRGLESSNRCPSRNKLRLFKEKSRLLKESFRGQVSFNGHWLDEFVPQKTSAYISQEDLHIAVMTEGNT